From the genome of Nocardia sp. NBC_01503, one region includes:
- a CDS encoding sulfurtransferase, whose product MARSDVLVSADWVEENLNTPGVVLVEVDEDTSAYDLGHIEGAVRLDWKKDLQDQVRRDFVNREQFSDLLSTRGIGNDDTVVLYGGNNNWFAAYAYWYFKLYGHQDVKLLDGGRKKWELDGRPLVKDVKVRPATAYKASEQDLSIRAFRDEAIQAIGTKNLVDVRSPDEFSGKILAPAHLPQEQSQRPGHIPGAINVPWSKAANEDGTFKSDADLAAIYKEAGLDGEKETIAYCRIGERSSHTWFVLQELLGHKNVKNYDGSWTEYGSLVGAPIELGA is encoded by the coding sequence ATGGCTCGCTCCGATGTCCTGGTCTCCGCAGACTGGGTCGAAGAGAACCTGAACACCCCCGGCGTCGTCCTCGTAGAGGTCGACGAGGACACCTCGGCTTACGACCTGGGGCACATCGAGGGCGCCGTGCGTCTGGACTGGAAGAAGGATCTCCAGGATCAGGTTCGTCGCGATTTCGTGAACCGCGAGCAGTTCTCCGATCTGCTCTCCACCCGCGGCATCGGCAATGACGACACCGTGGTGCTGTACGGCGGCAACAACAACTGGTTCGCGGCGTACGCGTACTGGTACTTCAAGCTCTACGGCCACCAGGACGTGAAGCTGCTCGACGGTGGCCGCAAGAAGTGGGAGCTCGACGGCCGCCCGCTGGTCAAGGATGTCAAGGTCCGCCCGGCCACCGCGTACAAGGCCAGCGAGCAGGATCTGTCCATCCGCGCCTTCCGCGATGAGGCCATCCAGGCCATCGGCACCAAGAATCTGGTCGACGTGCGCTCGCCCGACGAGTTCTCCGGCAAGATCCTGGCCCCCGCGCACCTGCCGCAGGAGCAGTCGCAGCGTCCCGGCCACATCCCCGGCGCCATCAACGTGCCGTGGTCCAAGGCCGCGAACGAGGACGGCACTTTCAAGTCCGATGCGGACCTCGCCGCCATCTACAAGGAAGCGGGCCTGGACGGCGAGAAGGAGACCATCGCCTACTGCCGGATCGGCGAGCGTTCCTCGCACACCTGGTTCGTGCTGCAGGAGCTGCTGGGCCACAAGAACGTCAAGAACTACGACGGGAGCTGGACCGAGTACGGCTCCCTCGTCGGTGCACCGATCGAGTTGGGAGCGTAA
- a CDS encoding DUF4395 domain-containing protein: MSNPNPTRPPAGQVDVRGPRFAAWITTAVLALVLIIATFSIPAAAVLLAAQAVVFALGAANGPRRSPYGLIYANFVAPRVGPAPEVEPVAPLRFAQLVGLAFAVLGVIGFAAGATVAGAIFTGFALFAAFLNAAFGICLGCKIYPLVSRFKTAPTTPTPTA, translated from the coding sequence ATGTCGAACCCCAATCCCACCAGGCCGCCCGCCGGACAGGTCGATGTTCGCGGCCCGCGTTTCGCGGCCTGGATCACCACCGCCGTCCTGGCTCTCGTACTGATCATCGCCACCTTCTCCATCCCCGCCGCAGCGGTGCTGCTCGCCGCGCAGGCCGTGGTCTTCGCACTCGGCGCGGCCAATGGTCCGCGGCGCAGCCCCTACGGCCTGATCTACGCGAACTTCGTCGCACCCCGCGTCGGACCCGCCCCCGAGGTGGAACCCGTTGCGCCGCTTCGGTTCGCGCAGTTGGTCGGCCTGGCCTTCGCCGTCCTCGGCGTGATCGGCTTCGCCGCCGGGGCCACCGTCGCAGGCGCGATCTTCACCGGTTTCGCGCTGTTCGCGGCCTTCCTGAACGCGGCCTTCGGTATCTGCCTGGGCTGCAAGATCTACCCCCTCGTCTCGCGGTTCAAGACCGCGCCGACCACCCCCACTCCCACCGCCTGA
- a CDS encoding LmeA family phospholipid-binding protein, with translation MAFRRVIIGLLCLAGLAVVLDFGAAAYSEYRVSRMLRDGSNLSADPEVTFHGFPFVAQALNDEYKNVDIRARAMRPDIPGEIMVETNLRGVHMSLRDLIDGKVQSVPVDQVEARMRIEPVELGRLFKIPDLQVFGPPADKSDGTGGSGGSGMTTAGAIILTGTIPLPDADAPVVPGTRSSGETVSVLADLRLVDDQVRITATDIYRGVGAANQGDVASSPPPVTPESDKPRVLALFTRTIDTRDLPFGIRPTKVEASGGQIVVEGRGRNVTIDLDRLQQP, from the coding sequence ATGGCTTTCCGTCGGGTGATCATCGGGCTGCTCTGCTTGGCAGGGCTGGCCGTCGTGCTCGACTTCGGAGCGGCCGCGTATTCCGAGTACCGGGTGTCGCGAATGCTCCGCGACGGGTCGAACCTGAGCGCGGACCCCGAGGTCACCTTTCACGGATTCCCGTTCGTGGCACAGGCATTGAATGACGAATACAAGAATGTGGACATTCGGGCGCGGGCCATGCGACCGGACATTCCGGGCGAGATCATGGTCGAGACCAACCTCCGCGGCGTGCACATGTCGCTGCGCGATCTGATCGACGGCAAGGTGCAGTCGGTACCGGTGGATCAGGTGGAGGCGCGCATGCGCATCGAACCGGTCGAGCTGGGACGCCTGTTCAAGATCCCGGATCTGCAGGTGTTCGGCCCGCCCGCCGATAAATCCGATGGCACCGGCGGCTCCGGCGGTTCGGGTATGACCACGGCCGGGGCGATCATCCTGACCGGCACCATTCCGCTCCCGGACGCCGACGCGCCGGTCGTCCCGGGCACTCGGAGCAGCGGTGAGACGGTCAGCGTGCTGGCCGATCTGCGCCTGGTCGACGATCAGGTGCGGATCACCGCGACCGATATCTACCGCGGGGTGGGCGCGGCGAATCAGGGTGATGTCGCCTCCTCGCCCCCGCCGGTGACACCCGAGAGCGATAAGCCCCGGGTGCTGGCGCTGTTCACCCGCACCATCGACACCCGTGATCTGCCGTTCGGCATTCGCCCCACCAAGGTCGAGGCCAGTGGCGGGCAGATCGTGGTCGAGGGTCGCGGCCGGAACGTCACCATCGATCTGGATCGGTTACAGCAGCCGTGA
- a CDS encoding FABP family protein, with product MSEPASENVDNGTSDQATPDELTARRGGDAQRRSGDQAVAEAAERAKVTGATNIPSLDGLPLPIDTANLRLGPDLSSSMLALLPLVGVWRGEGEGNDPETGDYRFGQQIIVSHDGGDYLTWEARSWVIDSEGEYAGPDLRESGFWRVGIDGDDEVLELLLTHSSGIVELFYGQALTQSSWELATDVVIRSQSGIVVGGAKRLYGIVEGGDLGYVEERIAPDGALEPRLSARLQRYVG from the coding sequence GTGAGCGAACCGGCGAGCGAGAACGTCGACAACGGAACATCTGATCAGGCAACGCCGGACGAGCTGACCGCTCGCCGTGGCGGCGACGCTCAGCGTCGCAGCGGTGATCAGGCTGTAGCCGAGGCCGCCGAGCGCGCCAAGGTGACCGGTGCGACGAACATCCCCTCGCTCGACGGCCTACCCCTGCCGATCGATACCGCGAATCTGCGCCTGGGTCCGGACCTGAGCTCCTCCATGCTCGCGCTGCTGCCCCTGGTGGGTGTGTGGCGCGGTGAGGGTGAGGGCAATGATCCCGAGACCGGCGATTACCGCTTCGGTCAGCAGATCATCGTCTCGCATGACGGCGGCGACTATCTCACCTGGGAAGCGCGTTCCTGGGTCATCGACTCCGAGGGCGAGTACGCCGGACCGGACTTGCGCGAGAGCGGTTTCTGGCGGGTCGGTATCGACGGTGACGACGAGGTCCTGGAACTGCTGCTCACGCACTCCTCCGGGATTGTCGAGCTCTTCTACGGCCAGGCGCTGACCCAGTCCTCCTGGGAGCTCGCCACCGATGTGGTGATTCGCAGTCAGTCCGGCATCGTGGTCGGCGGGGCCAAGCGGCTCTACGGCATTGTCGAGGGCGGCGATCTGGGTTACGTCGAGGAGCGCATCGCTCCGGACGGCGCCTTGGAGCCGCGATTGTCGGCTCGTTTGCAGCGCTACGTCGGTTAA
- a CDS encoding DUF1416 domain-containing protein, translating into MCAAPTQGQAIPAGVDVEKETVITGRVLTADGQTVGGAFVRLLDGNGDFTAEVVASGTGDFRFFAAPGSWTIRALSASGNGTTEIAPEGNGIHNVDVTVAK; encoded by the coding sequence ATGTGTGCAGCACCTACCCAGGGACAGGCCATTCCGGCGGGCGTCGACGTGGAGAAGGAGACGGTCATCACCGGCCGCGTCCTGACCGCTGACGGCCAGACCGTCGGTGGCGCGTTCGTCCGGCTGCTGGACGGCAACGGCGATTTCACCGCCGAGGTCGTGGCCTCGGGCACCGGCGACTTCCGCTTCTTCGCCGCGCCGGGTTCGTGGACCATCCGCGCGCTGTCGGCGTCGGGCAACGGCACCACCGAGATCGCCCCCGAGGGCAACGGCATCCACAATGTGGACGTGACCGTCGCCAAGTAA
- a CDS encoding thioredoxin family protein, which translates to MITLGVLAVALVAAIGIGILVRRNEGRVRELAPAPSAPESARAALLAAAGVIPGRPTVLHFSADWCGPCAAVRRVVASVVAELAGTPAPPLDLELDIDANPDLARELNVLSLPTTFILDPNGQEKFRIAGVPKSADLRRSLASVTVSEGSE; encoded by the coding sequence GTGATCACGCTGGGCGTGCTGGCCGTCGCACTCGTCGCCGCCATCGGGATAGGAATCCTGGTGCGCCGCAACGAGGGTCGCGTACGCGAGCTCGCTCCCGCACCGTCGGCCCCCGAGAGCGCCCGCGCGGCGCTGCTCGCCGCGGCCGGAGTGATTCCCGGTCGCCCCACCGTCCTGCACTTCTCCGCGGACTGGTGTGGACCATGCGCGGCGGTGCGCCGGGTGGTGGCGAGCGTGGTCGCCGAGCTGGCCGGTACACCCGCGCCGCCGCTGGATCTGGAGCTCGATATCGATGCGAATCCGGACCTGGCGCGCGAGCTGAATGTGCTCTCGCTACCGACAACTTTCATCCTCGATCCCAATGGGCAGGAAAAATTCCGGATAGCCGGAGTTCCGAAATCTGCCGATTTGCGCAGGTCACTGGCGTCCGTAACCGTCTCCGAGGGCTCCGAGTGA